One stretch of Lagenorhynchus albirostris chromosome 13, mLagAlb1.1, whole genome shotgun sequence DNA includes these proteins:
- the YPEL5 gene encoding protein yippee-like 5: MGRIFLDHIGGTRLFSCANCDTILTNRSELISTRFTGATGRAFLFNKVVNLQYSEVQDRVMLTGRHMVRDVSCKNCNSKLGWIYEFATEDSQRYKEGRVILERALVRESEGFEEHVPSDNS, translated from the exons ATGGGCAGGATTTTCCTTGATCATATTGGTGGTACCCGTCTGTTTTCCTGTGCAAACTGCGATACGATCCTGACCAACCGCTCAGAACTCATCTCCACTCGATTCACAGGCGCCACTGGCAGAGCATTTCTTTTTAACAAG GTAGTTAACCTGCAGTACAGTGAAGTTCAAGACCGGGTCATGCTCACTGGCCGCCACATGGTTCGAGATGTGAGCTGCAAAAACTGCAATAGCAAACTGGGATGGATCTATGAGTTTGCCACTGAAGACAGCCAGCGTTATAAGGAAGGCCGTGTGATCCTAGAACGTGCGCTAGTTCGAGAAAGTGAGGGCTTTGAGGAGCATGTACCATCTGATAACTcttga